The genome window TTGTACAAAGTCTTGCTTGAGAATGCCAAATGCCTGTTGGTACTGGTCAGTCCAAGACCAAGTGACGTTCTTTTGTTTCAGGGAGTGCAAGGGAGCAGCTTTCTCTGAAAACCGTGTATAAACCGGTGATGCCAGCctgcaaatttaaaaaatctttgcGCCTCTTTCACAGTTTGAGGTACTGGAAATGACTTTACTGCAGCAACCTTAGTTGGGTCTGTAGTCACTCCTTTTTCTGAAACTATGTGCCTGAGGACTTGATTGCATTTCTTTTGGTTAAGAGTGAGACCAGCCTTATGGAGACATGCGAAAATTTGGTGAAGATGTTGTAGATGTTCAGAGATGGATTTCAAATACACAATATTATCAATGTACACCATGCAACATCTTCCTTTACCTTCTCATAGCACATGTTCCATTAGTCTCTAAAATGATGCTGCGGCATTTTTCAGCTCAAAAGGAAGACACAAGAATTCATATAACCCTTTTGACTTAACAAACAGTCTTATGAATACTGTCTGGTTCCATCTCTAGAGAGTGCTGAAGATTGTAGATCCATGCAATGACTCCAGGATATCTTGAATATGGGGCATTAGATAGGCATGTAGGTGAGTTTTAGAGTTTAGACCTCTGTAATCGACGCAGAATCTGGACCCTCCATCCTTTTTCAGGACAACAACTACAGGAGAAACCAAGGGAGAGGTAGATGGTTGAATAACTCACTTTTTTAGATCACAATCTGAAGTTATTACAAGCACTTGATGATTTGAAGTGGATTTTGagcaaagacattaataatcacACAAAGCTTGATGCTAATTGTCCctctaattatattttaagatgtattcTTGAAAGCAGTATAGACAGTTTGTGTTTCTGATGTGGTACcaaattttatttatcttaatttaATGCTGTATATTATGCAGCTGACGATGTTGAAACCATTTACAAGATACATACAGGAGGAAAATGCATTGTTGGACGGCGCCACCTAGTGTCCAGACGTGAATTAGCAGAAGGTGATCAGTCTTTTCCCGTTCGGTATGAAAGGTCCATTCGTTGGCAATTCGCCTTGCTTTTTCGCATTGCGCTCattgtgaaagggccttaacatgtAGACAAATCAAAACTTCCCTTCATGCGAGTCCAGCACATGTGTTTCACAGACATGCCCTACGTCACACCAGCACGTGTACTGAAACACTCCCAAACATAGGCATATTCAAGTCTAaaccatgtttttatttataatttttcatttacatGGTTGCATTTCACACCAAGACAGAAGTTTATCTAACATTTTGATTGTGAGGtattgaactgaatcaaataaatgaaatcaaaattattttaacagaTATTTGCTGGTGGCATTAAAAATTGCAGAGCCATTTAAAACACTTTCCACACAAAAACAGGGTCTCACATCTGCATTAATTTTAGGTCcagtttccacctggtattaagatgcattttggtcgatcggatcacaagtggacaacgctatatacaggtgtaaacggggtgaAAACCGTTTTGAGcttccactttcgaccacttccagaggtcgtcgaaaacgcatttgaccaaattgctttcgtagtggaaaCCCTCgtgtggttgaatgtgttcgaacagccacaaaagactgcctactctccgcctactgacttaATGTGTAAATATTCTGGAAAGCTTGGTAGCTAGATGGGATATAAACTCTGTTGGCTGAAGAACCAAGTTTGGTTCAGAGACAAAAAATGTCATCTCACCATTCAACAATGTTCTCttaccattcctgatttctaacacacactcaccatGTTCAATGTGATCTtgcagctgtcagagcagaaaggaaagctgatgctctccgtacGTTTctatgtaaattgcacaagcttattttgtccattagatcaaaagatctgataaaaaccatacatttacccacccatagaccctcccctcaaagaaatcagaacagaagtggttgaaagtggacaaaagagagggattaaaataccaggtgtaaatgggtatGTCTCCCTCCTCTACTTGTggtccgatcgaccaaaaccaTAGACCGTggaaaaaatatggacgtagtgtccgaGATGTTACCCCGTTGCCATCTTGGCAGTGCTTCACTGCACGGCACTCCTGGATAACAGAAAATGGGCAAAGTGAGTGGACCTGAGGTGACATGACGGCAGCAGACAAACGGCTAGTGGTGACAGTGGTGAGACATACAGAACTTTAAAAaagcttaatataatttaaacggatgagttataaaaaaaattcacagttgtaatgaagggcaaaattagctataCAGACCAAAATCACAATTTGTACCAGCctgtaaacatgtttgtttctgctgcaaagttgggcattttaacatggggctcaATGAGAATCTGCTCTcgtttggagcctgtccctagtgGCCAgttgatgaattgcagtttaagtccatattggcttcaagagaaacggagggaggttgccgcttgaccaaaacacatcttaataccaggtggaaacagggtcTTAGGTGTATCTGCAAGTGTGAtggcaaaaataattttttttgagaACATTAAAGCTTCCTTCCAGAATGAGTTTTCACATGATGTTTCATGTCTGTTTCATTTGTGAAACTCATGTCACACTGAAGacatgtgaaaggcttctctccagtgtgacttCTTATGTGAACCTCAAGGCTTGCTTTGCTTAAGCATGTCATTCCACAGTGAAGGCACATGAAAGGCGTATCTCCGGTGTGAGTTATTACATGATTCTTAAGACGTTTACTGCATGTATAGCTCCTTCCACATTGATGACATATAAAACATTTCTCTCTTGAGTGAGTGCTCATGTGGGTTTTAAGAGTTAATTTACATCTGAAACAccttccacactgatcacatgtgaacggcttctctccagtgtgaattctcatgtggactttaatcTGTCCTTTGtttgaaaaactctttccacagtgatCACATGCgaacggcttctctcctgtgtgaattctcatgtgaatcTGTAGATTTCCTTTTAGTGagaagctcttcccacacagGTTGCAGGTGAAAgatttctctccagtgtgaattctcaggTGGACATTAAAGTttcctttttgagtgaaactctttccacactcttgGCAGGTGTAAGGACTCTCTCCAGAGTGAATTTTCATGTGGACATTAAGGCttgatttttgagtgaaactttttccacactgctggcaggtgaaaggcttctctccattgtgaattctcatgtggatcGTAAGGTTTTGTTTTCGACCGAAacattttccacactgttggcaggtgaaatcACTACTAGTTTCTGTCTTCAGAACTCTTTTTTGTGAGGGAACCTTTTTTGTCATTGAGCAACTAAAAGATTTTTCTCCAGTTCTGAAATCATGATCTTTCTCATaatgatttttcatttcaaattcctTCAGATCTTGACTCTCCTCTTTCAGCTGCATCAGGtctaaagcaaaacaaaaacaagttaaCCCTAGTTTAATggcacaaaacaacaaacatcaaaaccaacataAAAGCATTAAAACATCAACACCCACCAATACAGTTTACTACATTCTATATGCACTCAGCTACTGAAAGAGGttatacaatttttaatcaaattaattacttGATGTGCAgattaattattcaaattaacCTCATATTAATCTCACATCAATTCTGGCAGAGAAATGATCTATCCTTGGTGCTCGCGTTTTGAATCAGTATCGCTACAACGTTTCAATATTTTAGCGAATATAAGTGAGCTATGCTCATattcttgttttaaattgtaattttggcaGCTCCTGAAATGGGTCATACCATTGATATTACCAGAGCACTGAGCAGTTTAAGAAAATAGAAAACTCAGCTCATACATGGACACAGTTATTGCATGGACGGAGCAAGAATAATGTAAGTGTCTAAAATGCATGCACACTGTTCAGTTTAATGGTAAAGCTTGCCctctttaaagtgcccctattatgctattttaaaggttcttaattttgttttggagctCTCCTATAacatgtttacatgcatcaaaggtcagtctctctaaatccctcctttccaCAAGcatactctgctctgattggccagatggcccagtctgtttcgattggtctaccgcttacaccCCGTGCGGAAACAAACGGCCATTACCATAACTGATTCAGCTCCGGAGCTTTCTAAAGCTCagcgattgtacacactgtacAGACAGTAACAATTCGATTTACTGGCatcgattttaccatatcaatcagAGCGCGAGTCCGATGATGAAATattggaagaactagttattcaacccAAAGTTTCTCAGTGATACGCTACTCACTTTATCGTATATTATGAGATGTTGCAACTAATTCCTCtacatcagcattaacaagtgtatgttcctcaacaaaccgatgtgtatatttctaatttattgcaGTGCACATGTGAGAACTGTATCATTAACAGTATCAATAACAGCGCATATATTAGCCGAGCACTAACGTAAAcgactgatgtaacattaaagtttgtaaaaacaaatcttgctccatACTTTATCATTACTCGGAGTTGTaatctgcattaatggacacaGTTTTAGGTAATAGTGGCCAACAGCTGATTAGCAGAAGTGTTTCACTAAGACAGTGATAACGTGAGTTAGCTGGTTAGCTGGAGacatacacaaaacaaaacacaaaactatgtattttgaacacccagtacaaaatatacatatcaataattaatcacacttacatgttgtgattctgaggagcaaATCGGTCCAAATACAGTGGGTACTGACCCATCTTTAATGAATAAGCATTTTGTAAATCCCATTTAGACCTCATGGAGATCTGAGAAGCAATCGTGAAAAGGTTATACTGCTGTTGTATTGCTGTggtaattttaaccactgactcttcacctcctcatcctttggaagtgtttacaaagagaatttgcttctgcagagcagaaaacagcattttcTCGACACGTACACAATATGAACCAGATACAGTGTTTGAGGAGGGTTCAAGTTTTCAAGTCCACGCAGAACGTAGGGAATGGGatttaaattacaaatgactcgtTTAAGAGGCTCAGGGTCGactctttcttttgagagacaataactttttttatgatgcactttcagctttacaactttgcagactgtttacattcacatacagctacattacacactgcatgaaaggtcattttcaaaaatgcataataggggcactgtAATGCAGTGTAATGTAATGCACTGAAGCAGCACAGCGTCTTCTTACTAGTTCACAAACTATATTTGTTCATTACCGCCATCTATTATTATAGCACGCATCTTGCGACTTTACAGTCCGTACAACAAGAGATTGTCTGATGATTATGTAAAGGATGTACATGAGTGGATATTTCACACGAGTCGACTGTAAGTTATGCAAACTAAAGATTAAAACGCTGAAGAATAACAGcccttttaaaattattaattatccTGCTTTATTGCACTCtatatcaaacatacatttCTGATTTAATTACAAAGATGATCTGCCATGGTTTAATCTGTCCCGCCACAGTTTTGTAATGAACCTAAAAGATCACTAATcgaacagaaaataaaaaaagaacaagtaTAGAGATAATTActcacatttaattatttaattttacagttttacatgaatgcttttctttgttttcaacTCAGAATTACATATGTTACACAAGACTGTTTTGGGCACTCATATGATGTCACAAAAATATCACTTATTTCAGTAGAGGCCGACATTTCAATAAGGATCAAATGAAActaacctgtttgttcctcagtatcttcatgtttcacactgaaTACTTCTTCAATCTTtatgtcttcactctcctctttaataaacgccatctttataatagtgtgtCACAAGATCTCAGCTGAACCAGGAGTTTTCCTGTGTGTTTggacaatttgtcatgtttaagatgagaataattaagagaaacaaaaataaatccaCTGTAAATCATTATGGCTGATTGAAGTTGTCAACTGGAATGTgttttcatattatattattaacaattTTACCCTTTACTGCACTTTGTGAAAGGGTCACACATCAGACAAGAACCGTCACGGCTAATGAAACAGAAAATGGCTTCCTTCTGAGTTGAGAAATAAGGTCTTTCTTTTTATCAAAACTGAATCAGAATATATGGGCTCATATATTGAAACAAATTAGGTTAAATATATCTAGAGGGTGGTAACAGTTCAGGGTTaggaaaaattaattaaatttaattaacaattaaaCAGTAAAGAGTTACTgaaaattaatacataattGAACAGTAAGTGCTATAAAACTGCTTGTACAAACTAAAAACTAGAGTCCCAGAAACGCGCTCCTGAAAGTGCATCCTCTGGTATTGCAGGATCATGATACTCTTTTCAAGAGATTCGAAGCACTGAGTGAATCATTTTTGACGTGCATTTGATTCAGTTGACTCGGAAAGCTCGTTTCGAAAAGCTCCGTTTCTTCATCACAACAACTACCAGAGACCGAATTCATGTTTACGATAAACTGATGCACAATATAGGGCGCAAAATGAGACGCACATTTtctgttactaaaaaaaaaaaaaaaaaagaagaaaaaaaaaacattttcagttacTCATGTGTGGACGTGTTTTACTCACAGAAATAACGCTCATAAAAGTTGGATAAAACATTATACTATTACAttatatgtaatgtaatgttaaaaagGTCTGAACGaactgtgtttatttgaaaacTTTAAATGCTTAcaaaacacaaacctttcttcagccGATTCACAACAAACGCCCAGCGCGCCGCGGTCTTATGACGTCACAACGccactacaaaataaaagttctggCCACAGGCTAAAATCACAAAAGTGCATAGGCTACATACAAGCAAAATAATATGTCAGATTGATTATAGATGAATACATGCTGTCCAATGATGTGCTGAAAAAAACTGCCAATGAAAGAGTGTGTAGCACATCTAATATGAGAGATTCTGTCTAAAAGACAAAACTATCATTTTTGAGTGCAGAAACCAATTATACCAGGGTTTGATTTTTTAAGTTGTAtcacaaacaaatattttattattatacagtaaaCAAGGTTTGTCAATCCAATTAAACCTTTATTAAGGCAAAAGACTACTCAACATCCCAAAACCAAACATATCCAACAATCAATGTCGCAATACTTGTACGTTACTCTCAGTTGTGCAgaattaattgtgatttttgCATGTGTGTCAACTGagttgaaaaaagaaagaagtccTGTGATTCTTGTATTTTCAAACaatcaaatatttgttttccaaatTTCCTTGAAATTTTTTGTACCACTGAAATGGGGGGACCTGATTTGAATGTCCCATgagaagttttttttgtttgtgaattCACCAATATAAATAGCTCAGTAGAGATGATCACAGCTTCTTCCTTGTTAATTCATAATACCTGATAAGCTCAGATCTGTTATAAATTAAGACGTCACTACTAACATAAGCTCTACTTCAGCGCCATCTAAAGGTTGTGTTTATTATGCTCTGTCTGCACAAACACATAGgaccctatcatacacccggcagGAGCGatgcaaatgttttttgctagtttcagcccgacacagttatcattttcacgtcctgcaccACGTTAGCagatgcatttgcgcccatctgtgcgcccatgggcatgctggtctgaaaatgaggtgtgttcaggcacattgttggggcaactgaaatagactgcgccactaaccaactgaaacctggtctaaagtcaatggcgcaatattttttttgttatttaaagggtgcgttagtaatatgcgcctataggcgggtgcacaacacacagggacgtgcagcggaacacaaacatgacaaatattaaaaataaaaggatcacaatgtaaaagattattattgtgtaaagaTAAAAATTCTTTGGTCTAACCCGGCTTGTCcagtagatggtctgctcgcgcTTTAACCTCATGCATGAGCAGATCCTAGGTGTAggtcagaaggcctttattaacccgtCTAACtaagccgtgtggagtatgtttatgatggatggatgtggatggagacactttcttcagctcatactcgttgatacCGCTcaatgccattataaagctcggatgcgtcaggatatttattaatatatctctgattgtgttcatcagaaagaagaaagtcatataggggagagcggggcacaacctaaTGCTTTatgactttctcagtttgtgtaaatctacttagggttcagagaatttcttttgttccacattaatttcacatgtCTGGTTCAAATAtttggctttgtttcattaatacagtgtatacttttttctttatttaccccgaaagaagggaagtgaaatgtgacaacatgccccataggtggggcacgttgtaacatgaccatatgacagctaaaaatgttatctgatttaattaaaaaatatatatatacgtgacaaactaaaatattttgtcaataaaagacaataattatttttttcatataaaataatagcattttttttataaattcaaatttaaataattttgaggTTTGACAATGAACACTCTGTAAAACACAGCTGTACAGCACTGGTCAAAACAATACAcccaaacagatgaagaaacatattcagaaaaacacagagctgaagAAAACACTCCTCTCCCTCCGCTCACAGCTCTCACTGAACACCAGATAAATAGATGAGACAGTACAAATGCTGAAAgtttcttgaaataatattttctggatgttcaggttcttcctctcagtcttttTTCACCTTTTTCTCCATGGTTTCtcaacagaaattcataaaagttgattaTGCCAGTTGTATCGTAACTGTATATAATAGTATAGTTCTAATAGCGGGGCAGATTGTAACGCAGTGTTACAACGAACCCTCTCTGTGCAACTGGACtttaaacctggttagtgtcttctgatagctagtgaagcattaaagaactacccAAACTGCTACACAACAGATaggagattaaaataatatcagatttgtctaattttaaataaaaacaaaaaatatagatgaaaaattggcttaagtaagaaatttacttttgctattgttaaataaatgttcagtgatatcttccaaagatttttgaattttggcgcaattttttctctatatattgtcGATATGGCGACTAGTAAATACGCTAAGCTTCTTCATGCTAGCGTGTGTGGAAATATTTAAACCAcgtgtgttacaactaaccctgCGTTAGTTTGTGCCCCGCGCTCCcctacacctaagatggcttgagggtgagtaaagcttggggtaattttcatttcaaagtgaactaatcttttaagttcaactaaattaatttaattttcttttcaaaactggCGCCCGTCCATTGACAATAATACAGGCAGAAATTCCTTTACGCTACTTCAAGGAGCCGGATGAGACGACATGCTGATTGTGATAAAGGCTCATAGAATGGTGCAGAAGTGACCAAAAGTCATGTCCGGCTAgaaaaattgacatcttcactcTTTgtctaaatatgaaaaaaaaaaaaaaaaaaaaagtgttgaagATATTAAGCGTATTGTGTATTTTTGATAACACAATGGAACATTCCAAATTATGCAGAcatcatttttggccaggctgtcaaacaaagaaattatgaacacatgcaaaaacaagagagaaccaacgaAATATTAAAcgaaataacttttcttgtcagctttttgtttttctagtaaaataaaatctg of Ctenopharyngodon idella isolate HZGC_01 chromosome 9, HZGC01, whole genome shotgun sequence contains these proteins:
- the LOC127519401 gene encoding gastrula zinc finger protein XlCGF8.2DB-like isoform X3 — translated: MAFIKEESEDIKIEEVFSVKHEDTEEQTDLMQLKEESQDLKEFEMKNHYEKDHDFRTGEKSFSCSMTKKVPSQKRVLKTETSSDFTCQQCGKCFGRKQNLTIHMRIHNGEKPFTCQQCGKSFTQKSSLNVHMKIHSGESPYTCQECGKSFTQKGNFNVHLRIHTGEKSFTCNLCGKSFSLKGNLQIHMRIHTGEKPFACDHCGKSFSNKGQIKVHMRIHTGEKPFTCDQCGRCFRCKLTLKTHMSTHSREKCFICHQCGRSYTCSKRLKNHVITHTGDTPFMCLHCGMTCLSKASLEVHIRSHTGEKPFTCLQCDMSFTNETDMKHHVKTHSGRKL